The following coding sequences lie in one Deltaproteobacteria bacterium genomic window:
- a CDS encoding PAS domain S-box protein, with translation MGDTAPNTTRLEIARRLQKLMFLRVLFVTLLLGASIFLQIRQTQTYFGPIQASHYFLIVVIYFLTFWYILFLKRLRSLVRLAYVQLLVDTGLVTAIIYTTGGMDSIFSFLYILTIINACMLLYRRGGLIIATASSLLYGLLLALHYYEIIHPFGSRMVSPPAYLEGEIFYSILVNSAAFYLVAFLASFLSEQVRKGSVELKARQNDILKLEALNERIIRSITSGLITLNHRGRVILFNPAAEAIFGISARESIGRPVRDVLPVLGDLLNEETRRSDSETSFTPGFIDFPFKRKDGEERFLRLSVSTFHLSEAGEVGRILVIQDMTEIRKIEDEMKRVEGLAMVGELAAGIAHEIRNPMASISGSVQMLKEEMGRDSIHQRLMDIVLREINRLNSLVSDFLLFARPRPANFRRLDLNQLILESLELFRNTERWQDHVQVKTELTEPLSIESDPEQIKQVLWNLYLNAVEAMPKGGTILVRTGKTVTENPSSGHREMAEIVIRDTGEGFREEALENLFTPFYTTKAKGSGLGLAIVKRIVEGLKGEVHGKNHPGGGAEVIIRLPFTVSKLS, from the coding sequence ATGGGCGATACAGCGCCAAACACTACTCGATTGGAGATTGCGAGGCGTCTTCAAAAACTGATGTTTTTGAGGGTGCTTTTCGTCACCCTCCTGTTGGGTGCCTCCATCTTCCTGCAGATCAGGCAGACCCAGACTTATTTCGGCCCCATCCAGGCCTCCCATTATTTTCTCATCGTAGTCATTTATTTTCTCACCTTCTGGTACATTCTTTTCCTGAAGCGCCTGCGCTCCCTCGTCAGGCTGGCCTATGTCCAGCTCCTGGTCGATACCGGGCTGGTGACCGCGATAATTTACACCACCGGGGGCATGGACAGCATCTTCTCTTTTCTCTATATCCTAACCATCATCAATGCCTGCATGCTTCTGTACAGGAGAGGAGGTCTCATCATCGCAACGGCCAGCAGCCTTCTCTACGGGCTCCTCCTCGCCCTCCATTATTACGAAATCATCCATCCTTTTGGAAGTCGGATGGTTTCCCCCCCTGCCTACCTGGAAGGGGAGATTTTCTATTCCATTCTCGTCAATTCCGCCGCATTTTACCTTGTGGCATTCCTGGCCAGCTTCCTCTCCGAGCAGGTGAGAAAAGGCAGTGTCGAATTAAAGGCCCGGCAGAATGATATCCTTAAGTTGGAGGCCCTCAATGAAAGAATTATCCGCAGCATCACCTCGGGTCTGATCACGCTGAATCACCGGGGGAGGGTGATCCTTTTCAATCCTGCTGCGGAGGCCATTTTCGGCATTTCGGCAAGGGAATCCATCGGGCGTCCCGTCAGGGATGTTCTGCCTGTTCTGGGAGATCTTCTGAATGAGGAAACCCGCCGGAGCGATTCCGAAACTTCTTTTACTCCCGGCTTCATCGATTTCCCCTTCAAGAGAAAGGACGGAGAAGAAAGGTTCCTTCGCCTCTCCGTTTCCACATTTCACCTCTCCGAGGCAGGCGAGGTGGGGCGGATCCTGGTCATCCAGGACATGACTGAGATCCGCAAGATCGAGGACGAGATGAAGAGGGTGGAGGGCCTTGCCATGGTCGGAGAATTGGCGGCCGGCATTGCCCATGAGATCAGAAACCCGATGGCCTCCATCAGCGGCTCCGTCCAGATGCTTAAGGAAGAGATGGGGCGGGACAGCATCCATCAACGGCTGATGGATATCGTCTTGAGGGAAATCAACCGGCTCAATTCCCTGGTCAGTGATTTTCTCCTCTTCGCAAGGCCGAGACCCGCCAATTTTCGACGCCTGGACCTGAATCAGTTGATCCTGGAATCCCTTGAGCTTTTTCGAAACACCGAGAGATGGCAGGATCATGTCCAGGTGAAAACCGAACTGACAGAGCCCCTGAGTATCGAGTCGGATCCCGAACAGATCAAGCAGGTCCTCTGGAATCTTTATTTGAATGCGGTGGAGGCCATGCCCAAGGGCGGAACCATTCTCGTCCGAACGGGGAAGACCGTCACAGAAAACCCCTCCTCGGGTCACCGGGAGATGGCGGAAATCGTGATCCGGGACACGGGAGAGGGTTTCAGGGAAGAGGCCCTTGAGAATCTCTTCACCCCCTTCTATACGACAAAGGCGAAGGGTTCAGGACTCGGACTGGCCATCGTCAAGCGGATCGTGGAGGGCCTGAAGGGGGAAGTCCACGGGAAAAACCACCCCGGGGGGGGTGCTGAGGTGATCATCCGCCTCCCCTTCACCGTCTCCAAACTTTCCTGA
- a CDS encoding type II secretion system F family protein produces the protein MPVYLWVAETKKGRKLKGEIEAANEKIALSQLKKRNFTVKKLKPKPKDLFENISFLQPKVTTKDLVIFTRQFSTMIDAGLPLVQGLSILAEQAENSTFKKILKEITRDVESGTTLADAMRKHPQVFDDLYVNLVAAGELGGILDTILRRLAEYIEKAQKLKGQIKGAMTYPIVVMAIAIIVIAVILIFVIPVFEDMFSSFGAGLPAPTQLVVNMSRFVKSNVIWLILAIAALIYGFKRYRATKSGRKVTDALALKLPIFGVLLKKVAVARFTRTLGTMISSGVPILDALDIVARTSGNVVLEEIILEVRGSIAEGQTIAEPLSENDIFPGMVIQMISVGEATGALDTMLGKIADFYDDEVDAAVAALTSMLEPLLMVFLGGSIGGLVIAMYLPIFQMAAAMG, from the coding sequence ATGCCGGTATATCTGTGGGTCGCGGAAACTAAGAAGGGAAGAAAATTAAAAGGAGAAATCGAGGCCGCCAACGAGAAAATCGCGCTCAGTCAACTGAAAAAGCGCAATTTCACCGTCAAAAAACTGAAACCGAAACCAAAGGATCTCTTTGAGAATATCTCTTTTCTCCAACCGAAGGTCACGACAAAAGACCTGGTCATTTTCACCCGCCAGTTTTCGACCATGATCGATGCAGGCCTTCCACTTGTTCAAGGGCTTTCTATCTTGGCGGAACAGGCGGAGAATTCCACCTTTAAGAAAATATTGAAAGAGATTACAAGGGATGTGGAAAGTGGAACCACCCTTGCTGATGCCATGCGGAAGCATCCCCAGGTGTTCGATGATCTTTATGTCAACCTTGTGGCGGCGGGTGAACTGGGTGGAATCCTGGATACGATCCTCCGCAGACTGGCTGAATATATTGAAAAGGCCCAAAAACTCAAAGGCCAGATCAAGGGGGCTATGACCTATCCGATCGTGGTCATGGCGATCGCCATTATCGTAATCGCGGTTATCCTCATCTTCGTGATACCTGTTTTTGAAGACATGTTCTCCAGTTTCGGAGCAGGCCTGCCCGCCCCTACACAGCTTGTGGTGAACATGAGCCGCTTCGTCAAGAGCAATGTGATTTGGCTGATTTTGGCCATCGCAGCCCTTATTTACGGTTTTAAGAGGTACCGGGCCACCAAGTCAGGGCGGAAGGTCACGGACGCTCTTGCCCTGAAACTCCCCATTTTCGGGGTGCTCCTTAAAAAGGTGGCCGTGGCCCGGTTTACGAGAACCCTGGGAACCATGATTTCCAGCGGGGTTCCGATCCTGGACGCCCTGGATATCGTGGCAAGGACCTCTGGAAACGTGGTCCTTGAGGAGATCATCCTCGAGGTGCGAGGAAGCATCGCGGAGGGTCAGACAATCGCGGAGCCCCTCTCTGAAAACGACATTTTCCCCGGCATGGTGATCCAGATGATTTCCGTGGGGGAGGCGACCGGCGCCCTGGATACCATGCTCGGCAAAATCGCCGATTTCTATGACGACGAGGTGGACGCCGCGGTAGCCGCCTTGACCTCCATGCTGGAACCTCTTCTCATGGTTTTCCTGGGCGGTTCAATCGGAGGACTGGTGATCGCCATGTACCTGCCCATTTTCCAGATGGCCGCGGCAATGGGTTAG
- a CDS encoding acetyl-CoA carboxylase biotin carboxyl carrier protein subunit has translation MSEVTAPMGGKVLDVKVNVGDTVNEGDEVLILEAMKMELPVVATASGTVKEIKCNKGDAVEAEAVLIVLE, from the coding sequence GTGAGTGAAGTTACAGCTCCCATGGGTGGGAAAGTGCTGGATGTCAAGGTGAACGTGGGTGATACGGTCAATGAAGGCGACGAAGTACTGATACTTGAAGCCATGAAGATGGAATTGCCGGTTGTCGCGACGGCATCCGGGACCGTGAAGGAAATCAAGTGTAACAAGGGAGATGCCGTCGAAGCCGAGGCGGTTCTCATCGTCCTGGAATAG
- a CDS encoding acyl-CoA carboxylase subunit beta, translating to MSIRERIEELEKRNLQAELGGGQARIEQQHAKGKMTARERIDALLDKGSFQEIDKFVVHRCHDFGMEKKKIPGDGVVTGYGTIDGRNVFVFSQDFTVFGGSLSGPFGEKICKIMDLALKSGAPVIGLNDSGGARIQEGVVSLGSYGEIFKRNVWASGVVPQISVIMGPCAGGAVYSPALTDFIIMVKKTSNMFITGPQVIKEVTAEEVTPEELGGALTHNTKSGVAHFAEDSDQAALARVRELLSYLPSNYREKPPVVPCTDSPDRTDESLNSIVPDNRRLPYDMKVIIRSVLDRDSFLEIQERYARNMIIGFGRLNGHVVGIVANQPKFLAGCLDIDASLKCSRFVRFCDCFNIPLITFVDVPGFLPGVQQEYGGIIKHGAKIIYAYCEATVPKITVITRKAYGGAYDVMSSKHHGGDINYAFPSAEIAVMGARGAVNIIFRKEIAEADDPEGTRERLINEYRNNFSTVFKAAELGYIDQVILPEKTRPLLIKALMMLKNKRESIPERRHGNIPL from the coding sequence ATGTCCATTCGGGAAAGGATCGAGGAACTGGAGAAAAGAAACCTCCAGGCGGAACTGGGCGGTGGACAGGCCCGCATAGAACAACAACATGCCAAGGGCAAAATGACAGCTCGGGAGCGGATTGATGCGCTCCTGGACAAGGGCAGCTTCCAAGAGATAGACAAATTCGTGGTGCACCGCTGCCATGACTTCGGGATGGAAAAAAAGAAGATCCCCGGGGACGGTGTGGTAACGGGTTACGGCACGATCGACGGGCGCAACGTGTTCGTCTTTTCTCAGGATTTCACTGTCTTCGGCGGTTCCTTGAGTGGCCCCTTCGGGGAAAAGATCTGCAAGATCATGGACCTGGCCCTTAAGAGCGGGGCCCCTGTCATCGGCCTCAATGATTCGGGAGGAGCCAGGATCCAGGAAGGGGTCGTCAGCCTGGGAAGCTATGGAGAGATCTTTAAACGGAACGTCTGGGCCTCAGGTGTCGTTCCACAGATCTCCGTGATCATGGGTCCGTGTGCTGGGGGAGCCGTATACTCTCCGGCGCTTACGGACTTCATTATCATGGTCAAGAAGACCAGTAACATGTTCATTACCGGCCCCCAGGTCATCAAGGAGGTCACGGCCGAAGAGGTGACCCCGGAAGAGCTTGGGGGGGCCCTCACCCACAACACCAAGAGTGGAGTGGCCCATTTCGCCGAGGATTCCGACCAGGCCGCCCTTGCCAGGGTCAGGGAACTCCTGAGTTACCTTCCCTCCAATTACCGGGAAAAGCCGCCGGTGGTTCCTTGCACCGACAGCCCTGACCGGACGGACGAATCCCTTAACTCCATTGTCCCTGACAATCGAAGATTGCCCTATGACATGAAAGTCATTATTCGATCCGTCCTTGACCGGGACTCCTTTCTGGAAATCCAAGAACGTTATGCCAGGAATATGATCATCGGGTTCGGTCGCCTGAATGGGCATGTGGTGGGAATCGTGGCGAACCAGCCGAAGTTCCTAGCCGGCTGCCTGGACATCGATGCTTCCTTGAAATGCTCTCGCTTCGTGCGTTTTTGTGATTGCTTCAATATCCCACTGATTACCTTTGTGGACGTCCCCGGCTTCCTTCCCGGGGTTCAACAGGAGTACGGCGGCATCATCAAACACGGGGCGAAAATCATCTATGCTTACTGTGAAGCCACCGTTCCCAAGATCACCGTAATCACCAGGAAGGCTTACGGCGGGGCCTATGATGTCATGTCCAGCAAGCACCACGGCGGAGATATCAACTACGCCTTCCCTTCTGCTGAGATTGCAGTCATGGGTGCCAGGGGGGCCGTGAACATTATCTTCCGGAAGGAAATTGCAGAGGCCGATGATCCGGAAGGCACCAGGGAACGCCTGATCAACGAATACAGGAACAACTTTTCCACCGTTTTCAAGGCAGCGGAACTGGGTTATATCGACCAGGTGATCCTCCCCGAAAAAACGCGCCCCTTGCTCATCAAGGCCCTCATGATGCTCAAGAACAAGAGGGAATCCATACCGGAGCGGAGACACGGGAACATCCCACTCTAA
- a CDS encoding sodium ion-translocating decarboxylase subunit beta — MNANEILDMLSGIIYTTGVMNFSFKLVIMWGVGCFFMYLAIAKKYEPLLLLPIGFGIFIVNFPLVPLMGWSDGHGELLRIFYHYGLEWEVIPCIIFLGLGAMTDFGPLIANPKTLLIGAGAQLGVFVTFTGTVLAGFTLKEAASVGIIGGADGPTTIYLTQHLAPQLLGPNALAAYSYMAMVPLIQPGIMKLMTTAEERKIRMRQLRPVSKQEKMLFPLVTAGIITLLVPSVTPLMGMFMLGNLMKESGAVARLTETAQGALMNIVTIFLGISVGATMHADNFLSWKPLFIFGLGLIDFAVCTVGGILTVKIMNLFLKEKINPLIGSAGVSAVPMAARVSQVQGLRYDKTNHLLMHAIGPNLAGVIGSAAAAGMFIAMFD; from the coding sequence ATGAATGCCAATGAAATTCTGGACATGTTGTCGGGCATCATCTACACCACTGGAGTAATGAATTTCAGTTTCAAGCTGGTCATCATGTGGGGAGTCGGGTGTTTTTTTATGTACCTGGCCATTGCCAAGAAATATGAGCCGCTTCTCCTCCTTCCCATTGGATTCGGGATCTTCATCGTCAATTTTCCATTGGTTCCCCTCATGGGATGGTCCGATGGCCACGGAGAGCTGTTGCGTATCTTCTATCATTACGGGCTCGAATGGGAGGTCATCCCCTGTATCATTTTTCTGGGATTGGGGGCCATGACGGATTTCGGGCCCCTCATCGCCAATCCCAAGACCCTGTTGATCGGGGCAGGGGCCCAGCTCGGGGTCTTCGTTACCTTCACCGGTACAGTCCTTGCCGGTTTCACTCTTAAGGAGGCGGCTTCCGTGGGAATCATCGGTGGGGCCGACGGTCCTACGACTATCTACCTGACGCAGCATCTCGCCCCGCAGTTGTTGGGGCCGAATGCCTTGGCCGCCTATTCTTACATGGCCATGGTACCCCTTATTCAGCCGGGTATCATGAAGCTCATGACGACCGCCGAGGAGAGAAAGATCAGGATGCGGCAGCTCAGGCCTGTATCGAAGCAGGAAAAGATGCTCTTTCCCCTGGTGACCGCCGGAATTATCACCCTCCTCGTTCCCTCGGTCACCCCTCTGATGGGCATGTTCATGCTGGGTAACCTGATGAAAGAGAGCGGTGCGGTGGCGCGCCTTACAGAAACAGCCCAAGGGGCCCTCATGAATATCGTTACCATATTCTTGGGCATCTCTGTAGGGGCTACAATGCATGCGGATAACTTCCTTAGCTGGAAACCGCTGTTCATCTTCGGTCTGGGTCTCATCGATTTCGCAGTCTGCACGGTCGGCGGCATACTCACGGTGAAGATCATGAACCTCTTCTTGAAAGAGAAGATCAATCCCCTTATCGGGTCTGCCGGCGTTTCGGCGGTTCCAATGGCAGCGCGGGTCTCCCAGGTGCAAGGGCTTCGTTACGATAAGACCAATCACCTGCTGATGCATGCCATCGGCCCGAATTTGGCCGGCGTAATCGGTTCGGCGGCGGCCGCCGGGATGTTTATCGCAATGTTCGACTAG
- a CDS encoding methylmalonyl-CoA mutase family protein, translating to MTEKNDFKRLQARQDAWNEGVEKKLAKYPERKKIFLNTSGIPVKRLYSPLDTRDLDYLSGLGFPGEFPFTRGVQPTMYRGRYWTMRQYAGFATAEESNRRFRFLLEQGQTGLSVAFDLPTQIGYDSDHEMAIGEVGKVGVAIDSLEDMEVLFDGIPLDKVSTSMTINAPASILLAMYIAVAEKQGVNPEKLRGTIQNDILKEYSSRGTYIFPPKPSMRLITDVFAFCSEKVPLWNTISISGYHIREAGSTAVQEVAFTLANGIAYVQAALDAGLDVDAFGPRLSFFFNAHLDFFEEVAKFRAARRLWSRIMKERFGAKNPRSMMIRFHTQTAGCTLTAQQPQNNIVRVAFQALAAVLGGTQSLHTNSMDEALCLPSEEAVRIALRTQQIIAHETGVADTVDPLGGSYYIETLTDEICRRAEEYIRKIDEIGGAVSAVEKGFIQKEIQESAYRYQKEIEKEERIVVGLNRYLSDEERPGRLLRVNPAVRTAQMERLESLRSKRDSRRVRQCLKDLRRAAGGTENLMFPILEAVRAYATLGEMCSVLREVFGEYRQVSPFA from the coding sequence ATGACTGAAAAGAACGATTTCAAACGATTACAGGCCAGGCAGGACGCTTGGAACGAAGGCGTCGAAAAAAAACTGGCCAAGTATCCGGAAAGGAAAAAAATATTTTTAAACACTTCCGGTATCCCTGTCAAGCGACTTTATTCTCCCCTCGATACCCGGGACCTTGACTATCTCTCCGGGCTGGGTTTCCCGGGAGAATTTCCTTTCACCCGAGGTGTCCAGCCGACCATGTACAGAGGCCGTTACTGGACCATGCGACAATATGCAGGATTCGCCACGGCCGAGGAATCCAACCGGAGATTTCGCTTTCTCTTGGAACAAGGGCAGACTGGCCTCTCCGTGGCCTTCGACCTCCCAACCCAGATCGGCTACGATTCAGACCACGAAATGGCCATCGGCGAGGTCGGCAAGGTGGGGGTCGCCATCGATTCCTTGGAAGACATGGAGGTCCTCTTTGACGGCATTCCCCTGGACAAGGTGAGCACCTCCATGACCATCAATGCTCCTGCTTCAATCCTCCTGGCCATGTATATCGCGGTCGCTGAAAAGCAGGGGGTGAATCCGGAAAAGCTCAGGGGGACGATCCAGAACGACATTCTGAAGGAATACAGTTCAAGGGGAACTTATATCTTTCCCCCCAAGCCCAGCATGCGTCTAATTACGGACGTGTTCGCTTTCTGCTCTGAGAAAGTCCCCCTGTGGAACACTATCAGCATAAGCGGGTACCATATCCGTGAGGCCGGATCCACAGCCGTCCAGGAGGTGGCCTTCACCTTGGCCAACGGCATCGCTTACGTTCAGGCGGCCCTCGATGCCGGACTCGATGTCGACGCCTTCGGCCCCCGACTTTCTTTCTTCTTCAACGCTCACCTCGACTTCTTCGAAGAGGTGGCCAAATTCAGGGCCGCCAGGCGCCTGTGGAGCCGGATCATGAAGGAACGGTTCGGGGCCAAGAACCCCAGGTCCATGATGATCCGGTTTCACACCCAGACCGCCGGTTGCACACTCACCGCTCAGCAGCCCCAGAACAACATCGTGAGGGTGGCCTTTCAGGCCCTGGCTGCCGTTCTGGGCGGCACCCAGTCCCTCCATACCAATTCCATGGACGAGGCCCTCTGCCTCCCGTCGGAAGAGGCCGTTCGAATCGCCCTCCGGACCCAGCAAATCATCGCCCACGAGACCGGGGTAGCGGACACAGTCGATCCCCTTGGCGGTTCCTATTACATCGAGACCCTAACGGATGAAATCTGCCGGAGAGCCGAGGAGTACATCCGGAAAATTGATGAAATAGGCGGGGCCGTGAGTGCCGTTGAGAAGGGTTTCATCCAGAAAGAGATTCAGGAGAGTGCCTATCGCTATCAAAAGGAAATCGAAAAGGAGGAACGGATCGTCGTGGGACTGAACCGCTACTTGAGCGACGAGGAAAGGCCGGGGCGCCTTCTCAGGGTGAATCCTGCGGTCCGAACAGCTCAAATGGAAAGGCTTGAAAGCCTTAGATCCAAAAGAGACAGCAGAAGGGTACGGCAATGCCTGAAGGACCTGAGAAGGGCCGCCGGGGGAACCGAAAACCTGATGTTCCCTATCCTGGAGGCCGTAAGGGCCTATGCTACCTTGGGGGAAATGTGCAGCGTCTTGAGAGAGGTCTTCGGCGAGTATCGCCAGGTCTCTCCCTTTGCCTAG
- a CDS encoding cobalamin B12-binding domain-containing protein gives MNNHRKIRVLAAKPGLDGHDRGIKVIASALMDAGMEVIYTGLRQTPKQIVEAAIQEDVDVIALSILSGAHDYLFPKVMELLRERGADDILVLGGGIIPEEDVPALKACGIAEIFGPGTPTTTIIDFIRSRVK, from the coding sequence GTGAACAACCACAGAAAAATCCGTGTACTGGCTGCAAAGCCCGGACTTGACGGTCATGACAGGGGGATCAAGGTCATTGCCAGCGCGCTCATGGATGCGGGCATGGAGGTCATCTACACGGGACTCCGACAAACCCCCAAGCAAATCGTGGAGGCCGCTATCCAGGAGGACGTGGACGTGATCGCCCTGAGCATCCTCTCCGGTGCCCATGACTATCTCTTCCCCAAGGTTATGGAATTGCTTCGGGAAAGGGGTGCCGACGATATCCTTGTCCTGGGAGGAGGAATCATACCGGAGGAGGATGTTCCTGCCCTCAAGGCCTGTGGGATAGCCGAGATCTTCGGCCCCGGCACTCCCACCACCACGATCATCGATTTCATCCGCTCAAGGGTCAAGTGA
- a CDS encoding enoyl-CoA hydratase/isomerase family protein, giving the protein MGYEHIEVELKDGLGTITLNRPPVNVLNIAMMNEINGVLESWQGQKDLKIVLFNAKGKCFSAGVDVGEHMGDLAPKMIEAFHKMFRLMDRLGIPTVASVFSSCLGGGCELAVFCDLVIAEEGAKFGQPEIQVGVFPPIAAHIMPRIMGRKAAMDLILSGRIISAEEARAMGLVNKVVSKEELESATEEFIKPYLGLSAEVLRKTKKAIMVGLMDDLEPSLQAIEKIYLDELMTSHDAMEGLKAFLEKRKPVWKNE; this is encoded by the coding sequence ATGGGATACGAACACATCGAGGTCGAATTGAAGGACGGGCTGGGGACCATCACCCTCAACAGGCCCCCTGTTAATGTCCTGAATATCGCCATGATGAACGAGATCAACGGGGTCCTTGAATCCTGGCAGGGGCAGAAAGACCTGAAGATCGTACTTTTCAACGCCAAGGGCAAGTGTTTCTCCGCGGGCGTGGACGTCGGCGAGCATATGGGCGATTTGGCCCCTAAGATGATCGAGGCCTTTCACAAGATGTTCCGGCTGATGGACAGGCTGGGGATCCCCACTGTGGCATCCGTGTTCAGCTCGTGCCTGGGAGGCGGGTGCGAATTGGCTGTATTCTGCGACTTGGTTATCGCCGAAGAAGGTGCCAAGTTCGGCCAGCCCGAGATCCAGGTGGGGGTGTTTCCCCCTATCGCCGCCCATATCATGCCCCGGATCATGGGGCGTAAGGCGGCCATGGATCTTATCCTGAGCGGCAGGATTATCTCGGCGGAGGAGGCCAGGGCCATGGGGCTGGTCAACAAGGTGGTTTCAAAGGAGGAACTGGAATCAGCAACCGAGGAATTCATCAAACCATATCTCGGCCTGAGCGCGGAGGTCTTGAGGAAAACCAAGAAGGCGATCATGGTCGGGTTGATGGACGACCTGGAGCCCTCGCTCCAGGCCATCGAGAAGATTTACCTGGACGAACTAATGACCAGCCACGATGCAATGGAAGGATTGAAGGCCTTCCTGGAAAAACGAAAGCCGGTCTGGAAGAACGAATAA